The Pseudochaenichthys georgianus chromosome 20, fPseGeo1.2, whole genome shotgun sequence genomic interval gtaactcggagtctagtggacggtatcagtactacaagtaaaacaatcatcttttttatttattaattaattacgttctttataaattaatctgaggaggtgggggccgccatttgcccgtCCCTGGTCTCCAGTGTTAGCTAATGGGCTGTTCACTGATACTATATGAACTAAGCATTGCTCGTGTGTTTTGCAGGAGCGACCCCAGAGATNNNNNNNNNNNNNNNNNNNNNNNNNNNNNNNNNNNNNNNNNNNNNNNNNNNNNNNNNNNNNNNNNNNNNNNNNNNNNNNNNNNNNNNNNNNNNNNNNNNNAGCCTTTAAACTTAAATGTACTCAGTCccttcccacctctgctctGTGATGCGGTACACTCTGTGGCCCTGCTCCTGGGGGCCCCTGGTGTCCAACGAGAGGGGGGTCCTGAAGCCCGGGACCCCAAACCCAACATCACAGAGCCAGCGCTGCCCGTCCAgggtcaccatgacaaccaggtGGTCAAAAGGAGGCCCGTAGAAGCCCGTTGTTTGGTTATTTACCTGGGCGGAGAGCAGGGTCACCtggagagatggcaaaagtacacacatcctttactcaagtagaagtacagatactcgtgtttaaaatactctggtgaaagtagaagtactgactaaacttctttactcaagtaaaagtaaagaagtatgggattttaaatgtacttcagtaaaaagtacccataactagcagctgctttaaagagtacctgacctccctttatattaatagaacaataatgtcattgttagctaatgaatgtttccatgctgaacaacggcaacgtttccattggtccctcttctttagagaagaccaggaagtgatggatacacggatcgtgttccaaccaataggcacgcagtgactctaaagaataatgatcacgcaccaacacacattcagactaaaggaaccagctgtttgggaaatgagagaagtagaaagtacaagtatttgggttcaacatgtaagaagtagaaagtacaggtatttgagttcaacatgtaagaagtagaaagtacaggtatttgtgttcaacatgtaagaagttgaaagtacaggtatttgagttcaacatgtgagaagtagaaagtacaggtatttgagttcaacatgtaagaagtagaaagtacaggtatttgagttcaacatgtgagaagtagaaagtacaggtatttgagttcaacatgtgagaagtacaaagtacaggtatttgagttcaacatgtgagaagtagaaagtacaggtatttgagttcaacatgtaagaagtagaaagtacaggtatttgagttcaacatgtaagaagtagaaagtacaggtatttgagttcaacatgtgagaagtagaaagtacaggtatttgagttcaacatgtgagaagtagaaagtacaggtatttgagttcaacatgtgagaagtagaaagtacaggtatttgagttcaacatgtaagaagtacaaagtacaggtatttgagttcaacatgtgagaagtagaaagtacaggtatttgagttcaacatgtgagaagtagaaagtacaggtatttgagttcaacatgtaagaagtagaaagtacaggtatttgagttcaacgtgagaagtagaaagtacaggtatttgagttcaacatgtaagaagtagaaagtacaggtatttgagttcaacatgtaagaagtagaaagtacaggtatttgggttcaacatgtaagaagtagaaagtacaggtatttgtgttcaacatgtaagaagtagaaagtacaggtatttgagttcaacatgtaagaagtagaaagtacaggtatttgtgttcaacatgtaagaagtagaaagtacaggtatttgagttcaacatgtgagaagtagaaagtacaggtatttgagttcaacatgtaagaagtagaaagtacaggtatttgtgttcaaagtgtaagaagtagaaagtacaggtatttgtgttcaacatgtaagaagtagaaagtacaggtatttgagttcaacatgtaagaagtgaaagtaaaaaggcgtcagaaaaataagtaggcctagtggagtaaagtaggctactgataccagaaaaatgtacttaagcacagacacgaagtatttgtactccactacttcacCTGGAAGCCCATCTGGGTCAGCAGCCATGCAAACAGGGAGTTATTCTCGTAGCAGAACCCCCCCCTGCGCTGCAGCACGAGCTTCTCATACAGGTGAGGCGGGTCCAGCTGCACGCGCCCCCCGCTGTGCACCGTCAGGTTCTCAAAGGGCACGGACAGCAGGTGACAGGTGTGCACCGACCGCAGTACGTGCAGGCTGCGCGAGGGGGAACCGGAGAACCCGATGCGAGACAAATAAGCGTCCACGTGCATGTCAACAGAAGTCATTTTACGGATTAAGGGagattacttttacttttagcGTCAACTTCTTCGCCTACAATTTGCGGTCCCTGTGTCCCTTGTCTTGTCTAAAATCAGTTGATCTTTATTGTCCGCCTCAGAGTCTAAAGGTTTATTTTGCTTCCTGGTGCTGACTCGAGGGCAGGCTTACAGTAAATTAACCCCTACAGTCAGATTTAAGCATATGAAATTACTTCAtgcaaatacaattaaaatatgtTAATATGAAACCCATAAGTAGTAGTTTTTTAGTGGTTTTTTTGGGTAACAAACTAGAAGTTGTAAAAACTCCTTTTTATAAACGATGAACTCCTGTTTTTCCCAGACAATTTTTTTCTCCGAACTTTATTGAAAatgttttacagttttttatACATAATTAAACAATGTACAGTACGACCATAGTAGTTTGGTTTTTGATGGATCCCCATATAAATGATCCCAGTCAAcacaataattaaatataatataaCAATTTAAATATTTCTATATTGACAGTTTAGTGCCGAAGTTTTATTAAAGTCAAACATTATCTAAAAAATAAATCTAACATAAAGATAATTTCTTCAGtatataataaatgtaaaattATCCATACTAataagaaataataataataagaaaatgGGGAAACTAAATTAAACTAAAGAAGAAAAAGatgatatttaattattttttaaagtaaaataaacGAAGTGTATTATTCCTATTAATTGTGTGTATCCATAGTGTTACCACACTGCTGTTTTtcgtaaaataaattaaatgaatTTCCCCCTAAAAAAAACAGCCATGTTTCCAGAGGCGTGACGTCACCGCGACACTCCCTTCCCCACACAGAGGGTAAAGATGGCGCCCACTCACGTCCTGAGATGCTGTCAGCGGACTTTAGCATGGATTCCTGTCATCTTCATCGCCGCGGTGGTCTGCTGGTCCTACTACGCCTACGTGGTGGAGCTTTGTCTCTGTGAGTAGCCGTCTGTAGCCGTCTGTAGCCGGGGTTAGAGCCTCCAAACGCCGGTGTTTCCACTGAGGCGCCGCACAAACACAGGAAGTAAACGGGCTGCAGCCGCTGATGTATCCTCATAATGCTAATTATCTTCTgttttcatatcatatattcaATGCCACGTGTGCTTTGTTAAAGATAAACTCGTTTTGTGATGTGAGGATTGTGTTTGTGGAGCAAAAAGGAGAATACATCGGTAATTTAATGGTATTTAACCGGCTTCCAGATGCTCACTTTCCCTTTAAAACCACTAATGAGCGTTAATACACCTCTGATATTTTTTATTATGGAGATAGACCATTTTTCAGCGTTATTACCAATTAGAGAAACACAATGtaatatgtttttattaaaaaaacagaTGCAAAGACACTCAAAACTGCAAAAAAGGTTAACATAACAGCTGTAAAGAGACACAATAACTAAGTGACCCAAATCAATCAGGTACAGCTAATTATCTGTCGCTTTGTGTTAAGATAAACTCTTATTGCGATGGTGGAGCTAAATATAGCCTGTTAGGAAAATAAAACCTTAAATTACTATGTTATTAACCCCTGGTGAGAATAAGTGTTACCAAATGAGACACTAAAAGGAGACATACAAATAATACAAACGGTACTAAGTGACACACATCACTGGTGCTGACACAGATAATTATCCGCCATCGCTTTGTTTACTTATTTGATGCCAAATGCAATGAGATTAATGTTCACCGTGATGTTAATATCCTTTTCTGTATTTAAGGAGTTCCCAAACCTTTTCATATCCGGATCAAAAGATAAGATTTGATCTAATTTGAAACGGGGTGTACTTTCATGTACTTATGAAAAGTTCCCCTCCAGTTCATCTTGTTTTAATACATGTTGTCGTCTATATTTAGCTGGCAGTCAAATACACTTCCTGACCCTCACTTTGATTTGTTTATATATGtatgttttaattgtatttctGTAGTGGTGTCCGGCGAGATTAGTTAGTCCCATTGTTTTAATCTATGCTTTATCGGGAGTGATGAGCAGTGTTATTTTCTAGATAAAAAAAGCATTAGCCCTAAAGGTTGATACTGAAATAGAGTTTCAACTCTGTCTGCGTTTTATTGATTCCTCTTTGTTTTATTCTTTAATGTTGAGAGTTACAATCGGATCCATGACAAAAGCCTTACACCCAGAAGGTGGAATAAACAAACTAAtacccagaggtgggaagtagtggagtacaaatacttcattactgtacttaagtacatttttctggtaccagtactttactccactacgacgactttttacttatacttctcacatgttgaactcaaatacctgtactttctacttctcacatgttgaactcaaatacctgtactttctacttcttacatgttgaacacaaatacctgtactttctacttctcacatgttgaactcaaatacctgtactttctacttctcacatgttgaactcaaatacctgtactttctacttcttacatgttgaactcaaatacctctactttctacttctcacatgttgaactcaaatacctgtactttctacttctcacatgttgaactcaaatacctgtactttctacttcttacatgctgaactcaaatacctgtactttctacttcttacatgttgaacacaaatacctgtactttctacttctcacatgttgaactcaaatacctgtactttctacttcttacatgttgaacacaaatacctgtactttctacttcttacatgttgaacacaaatacctgtactttctacttctacatgttgaactcaaatacctgtactttctacttctcacatgttgaactcaaatacctgtactttctacttcttacatgttgaactcaaatacctgtactttctacttcttacatgttgaactcaaatacctgtactttctacttcttacatgttgaacacaaatacctgtactttctacttctcacatgttgaactcaaatacctgtactttctacttcttacatgttgaactcaaatacctgtactttctacttcttacatgttgaactcaaatacctgtactttctacttctctcatttcccaaacagctggttcctttagtctgaatgtgtgttggtgcgtgatcattattctctagagtcactgcgtgcctattggttggaacacgatccgtgtatccatcacttcctggtcttctctaaaaagagggaccaatgaaacgttgtcatgttgccgttgttcagcatggaaacattcattagctaacaatgacattattgttctattaatataaagggaggtcaggtactctttaaagcagctgctagctatgggtactttctactgaagtacacttcaaagcctctttactttgacttgagtaaagaagtttagttagtacttctacttttacacaatgTCTTCTTATCTAATGCTTTGTTCTCTCTCTTACAGACACCATCATCAGTATAGGAGAGAAGAGTAAGTGTGCTgttcattttaaaaataatgtttATATAACACTGAATGGAGTTTTACAGAACGGAGTGGGTTGCTCTCTTTTCTGTGTCTGGCAGGTGAAATATGTTCTGTACACTTCGCTAAAAACAGAAGGGCTGGCACAGGAAGCGTCTCTCAGCTCATGAATTTAATATGTAGACGTACAGCGGCTCCACAAATCCAAAGTGACAGCAGCAGGCCTTACATTCACGTTTTAATGCCAATGTGTTTTAATGGTACTGCACACTAaaagatttatttttacatttaaagCTTGAGGTTTTCTTAGGAAGCTGCTCTCATATGTTATCCTGTCATCGGCTAAAGTAGAAAACCCTCGACCAAatgctatttttttttaaagagtgaTTAATTGACCAAGTTAGTCTTTTTGTATGAATATAACCTGCCAGTAAATAAAAACggcaacactttatattaaggtacacaaattcaccatcaactagttgttaattaacatgcatattagcagtatattggctctttattagtcattataaacacgtattaatgccttattctacatgaccatattctacaagtaataagccattagttgagttTTTCCTCATCGCCGTTATGATTGCCTTTTAGACATTAACACGTCCGACATTCCAATCAATGCgtgagccccaaacttcctttcccctcatcaaccagctctgactggggggtcccaaggcgctcccaggccagcgaagagatataatccctccacctggtcctaggtctaccccttggtctcctcccagctggacgtgcctggaacacctccctagggaggcgcccaggtggcatcctagctaggtgcccgaaccacctcaactggctcctttcgacgcgaaggaggagcggctcaactccgagtccctccctgatgaccgaacgtctcaccttatccctaagggagacgccagccaccctgcggaggaaacccatctcggccgcttgtatccgcgatctcgttcttccggtcatgacccatccttcatgaccgtaggtgagggtaggaacggaaACAGCCCGGTAGacggagagctttgccttctggctcagctcacttttcgtcacaacggtgcggtaaagcgactgcagtacacGGATTTATTCCCTTTATTTACTCACGACCGGCCCCGTCTGTCCGCTCCGGTGTGTCCCTCTTTTCCGGGGATCCAAACGGTGTAGTGGCATCAAGCTTTCCTCTTGCCACTATAGAGCGGGGTTGACGACACGCAATCCAAAACAATAAGCAGCCGAAGGTTTTCAgtcaaaaaaaatgtaatctattaACAAAAAAGTATTGACTTAAATAGTCTCAAAATAACAAATCTTTAAACAGTATTTCGGCGATATGCTTTCCTATATACACCAAACTATACTTTGTGTGCAGTCCAATTCGCAACACCAATCTCTGTCTGCAATTTGCGGTCGAAAAGCTGTTCCGCCCCCCGTCTCATCCGGTCTCCGAGCCCGCCGGCTGTCCTCAA includes:
- the LOC117466016 gene encoding arylamine N-acetyltransferase, pineal gland isozyme NAT-10-like produces the protein MTSVDMHVDAYLSRIGFSGSPSRSLHVLRSVHTCHLLSVPFENLTVHSGGRVQLDPPHLYEKLVLQRRGGFCYENNSLFAWLLTQMGFQVTLLSAQVNNQTTGFYGPPFDHLVVMVTLDGQRWLCDVGFGVPGFRTPLSLDTRGPQEQGHRVYRITEQRWEGTEYI